The region TTAAACCAACTGGCTACTGCTGTCTCCCAAAACTAAACTATCACCAGCTTTTGTTTGCATAGTTGTGACACTAGAGGACCCCACACACACGTGTTAGGGACTGaaattaaactaatttaaatTGAATCCTGAGGCTATGTAAGGCAGCAACTTTTGTATAACTGGTTCTTTACAGACACTCCTTTGAAGGGATGAAATCCAGTGGCTGTGACTAAGCTTGTAAGCACTGTGCACTTGGAGCTGCTATCAAACTCAGGGGGAGAGCCACCAGGCCAGAAGAAGTTATAGGAGAAGGCCCTGAGCTGCTCATGTTAAGACAAAAATTTCAGAATCAATCCCTAAGACATCAGGGTGCAAACTTTACCCTAAAGCACCAAATCACACAGAAACactggaacagcagcacagggcaagCTGGAAATGCCatgaaggtttttctttctgaaataatcaGGAAAGGACTCAAAGGCTGTCTTTCAGATGCAGTCCTTATGGGCAACAGAGCAAAACTTAACTCCTGGCACTCTCCATCAGTCTGCCAGAGGTGATAATGGCAGACAAGCTCAGCCATTAGCTGTGTAAATAGATTTCCTTTCCTGTATCTGTATTGCTGAGTCAACAGTACCTTTCTGTTAAAATACTGCTCTCTGTGTCAGGGCAAGGCACCAGGTTATCCAAAGGGAAATGAATGTATCTCAAAAGATATACTACAAACTGTAAAAGGCATCTCTCCAACAAGGCATTTGCCATTTCTTCCCCTAAATCCCCGTTTGGATGTTTGGGGTAAACAAGTCCACAGGCAACAGGAGAGAGAGCTTGGCTAAAATTATCACAAATGAAGAATCTGaaatacaatattaaaaatcctgcttgctttccagtCCTCTGGCTTCAGCAAGACATGAACAGGTGGGATGCtactgagctgcagcagggatgttAAGACATCTGCTAAGACCAGTGGTTTTGCCGGACCTGGAACCGTCTTTTCCAGTGATGCCTAAAGAAAGATCATGGGAGAGAGAAGGTTAGAGCTTTGGGTCCAGGAGCCCTGCTGCCCAGTACACCACCCCCTTACAGAGCCAGTGCAAGGTTGAGAGATGACAAGGATCCATTCCCACTGCCCTTGTACCAGCTCCAGGCTAAATGGAGCTCCTGATACAAATCgcttccctggcagcagggctcagcATGAGGCTTCTGAGGGCCCAGGAGTGACAGTCTGTGTGAAATTGTCTGGTTTCTGCTCTGCACACACTCATCAACCACCTCTGCTGACAGCAAGTATGTATTTCTTTGAATCCTTATGAGACACAAATTTCCAAAGTGCCCTACCCAATATTAACATCTTCTTCAGTAATGGtactcaggggaaaaaaaaaaaaacccaaatgcttcttgacccagaaaaacagaaatgttaatgCTGGAGTTCTGATGGCAGCATCTGCAGGTAGCAACACAATAGAGCCTGATCCATTAACAAACTCCTGCCTGCTCTTGGATAACCTGGAGTCACCCATAACCAGTGGACTTGGGAAAACCAGAGCTAGAACCCCAGGCAAAGGctatgggaaaaaacccagctggcTTTAAAGCAGCTCTCTGCCCCACTGCAGGATTGCAAATCTTGCTTATTTCTGATTCAGCTCTTCCTATGTCTTGATTTACCCCATAACAAACTGAAAGGCAgtcagttttatttcagcaatTCATGTTAATGCTGCAGACACAAAGCCCAGGGCAGATCTCTTTCCCACTTGGAGTTGTGCAGTGTACAACCTGCAGGATGGGCAAGTACATGTAccctcccatcccctccctAGTACAGCATCTCAGAAATCCCCACCTGGAAGCAAAGAGCAAACCACCAAAGCCCTCAATGGCCAATGCTCTGGCTGTGTCTATAGGAGAAGATCATTATGTGATCACAGACTCCTGCTAACAAGTCTCAGAGCAGTAGCCTCCTGCACGAGTAGCACAGAAACTTGCAGGCATATAATAAACCCAGACTCATGGAATGGGTTAATCCAGAAACTGCCTGTCTGCAAGCTGCTACAGCTGCACCGTGCTTGCAAACGAGCCCCAGGATAGCTTCCAGTAAGTCAGAAGCTTTAAGCCAGGATTACCGCTCCATCTCAAGCTCCTGAGCAAATAACTTTAGAAGTTTTCCAGAGGATTTCCCGGTTTCATACTGTACATGCTTACACCCACTAACTtcctggctggttttttttgttctcacagAAGTGCAGACCCTCCCCAAGAGCAGAAGTCCCCATGCCTGGCCTGGGGGGAGCACAGTGGTTGGGGCTGCACTATCATGTGCTGCACGGCCGTCTCCCAGCGACCGCAGCATCCGCTGATCCTGTCACATCTGCTTCTACCTCACTGCAACAGCAGGGAAACGGATTCCTCCTGTCACTGCCCCGGGTCCCACTcaaactgaaaggaagaagaaattaccCACACTGGCTGTGGTTTGGGGCGATGCTCAACTGTACCaaaggcggcggcggccgggccggaGGTGAGCTCATCCCCTGTGAGCCTGCGGCTCCGCTGATGTCAGCGCACAACTCCGTGGCAGGAAGTGATACGGGAGCAGGAGCCCCAGAGGAAACTGAATTGAGCAACTGAGGTTAACTCCCCTGGCATTGAATCATGTGGCATTTCCAGGGACTTTCTAAGAacccggggctgggctgggctctgctgcccagtgTTGGTTCGCTTGCTTCGCACGCCAAcggcaggagggagcagctgtgctgccacgTGGCAAACCAGGCAacttctgccttccctgggcTCCTGGCCCCTTCTGCCTCCAGGGAAAACATTTCATGAAGAGCTTCCTACAAGGCCCATGGAAGGTAGGACATAGATGCACACAAGTTCTCCTGGAATCTACCTCAGAAATGGCCCTGAAAGGTTGGACTCAAATTTGTACTTTCTCAGGGCTGAAGTGAGGCTGGGGCTCTGGGTGGTGCATCTGTACATTCCTACAGCAGTGATAACTGTCATCTGGCATCTCATCTCAGAGAAGCTTAGATAAATTGAGCCTTCTACAGAAACTGGCCAGTGCCATCATGGTGCTGCTGAGGCACCTCTGCCAGTGCCTGCAAGCTCTGCCTTAGAGTACAAGccaggaagagagaggaagacCAGCATGGAAGCATTCTGGAGTCAATCCAGAGTACTAAGATGTCCCAAATaccatgggatttttttatccATAGTTTTTTTCAAGTAAGGCAAGACATTAACAATAGACTACTTTCACTTTGTACACACCAGAAAATTCCACTGAGCTGCACACCTGTACCAGTGACCAGAACCTCAGATGTGTGACTTCTTGGGAAGACagagattttcttctctccttttttttctacctcCACTTCTGCTGAAGTAGTCACAACTGAATTAGATGGAATGGGCCTGGAAGCCTTCCAAATGCTCCTCTGTTTGTAGGATTTACCAGAAAGGCTGCAGCCAGTGCTAGAGCTTTGTGGGTATGTGCATGCTTTGCCAGAGCGTGGCTGCACTGTTTAGTCTTGTGTAATTATGATTATCTAATTTCATACCCTGTGTGGCTGGTGCCGAGTTCAAATTCAAGTCACTGCTTTCCTGAGGATTTCCTCCCTGAGACTCTCCTTCTTGGACCACTGCTTGAGGCTACAAAGAAAGACACCAAAAATAAACAACTCCCCACATGCAAAATTACGTATCGAAAGACAAAACTGCAAATACACAAAGTAGATAGATTATTATTAGATTATTATTTAACCAAGACTGTGCAGCCCTGACAACACACCCATTTGCCACCAACTCCTACACCCAACCACAGGCAAGAGCACACACCAGGGCAGGTAGTGTCCATACACATTCACAACTGTCTGAATCGCTGTTAGAATCCATAATGGACCATCCCATTACCAGGCTTGTAGAGAGACACACAGCCCAACACTTCAAAAACATCTGCCCATTATGCagctgtgaagaatttttttcatcaagAATATTTTCTAGATTTCAGGATAATTCCCTGTCTTGACCAGCTAAACATTTTGTCTATTGAcagttaaaaccaaaatgatctttttcttctgctttggttttgccCCCCAAAAATTCTTCAGCTGTTTAATTCTGAACTGAAACATCAGAATGCTTCACTAACCAAACTTCAAATgacacattttgaaatgttaacTCTACGTCCTCCTGCTTGTCTTTGAGATTTGTCAGTCCACAAATGACACCAGCAGAACTCACTGGGTAAGGTTTTGTTCTGTAAGACACAGACACTTCTGCCTCTGATGATTTTCCATAGAGCTTGAGGATCCCAATTTGCACAGCTGGTTGCTTTAAGCACTAGTAACACACCAGACTTCCCTAGCCAGtgtatttaaataatgtagTATCAATGGGcttaggaaaagcaatgggGTTTGAGCAAGAGCAATGTGCTGAACTAGACTGTTACCTTCTCACCTGGACTGCAGGGAAGGAACAGATTTATGGAACAGTTCCCTTATCTGGGGCATTCTGCACAAGGTTTGCAGTTTCCCACTATCCAGGATATATTTGCATGGCAAGGTCACTGTCACATCAGAAAAGACTTCTGACCTCTCCCATATCCTGGCACTTCCTTGCTAGTGAACATTTCCTTCCAAGCCTTCTGTGTGGCCCTCACaggctgctctgtccctctgcttctgctgaacCAGAAGTGTCCCTTTCCCTCCTGAGTACTCTTGTGCCACCATAGGTGTACAACAAACCTATGGATTACAGCAGCAAGGGCACAGCTTGGGGTTGGGTTTAGCAAAGTTTGTGATGAACACTAAATAATGGTTTGTGGCTGTTGCAGGGTTTTTTAATCACTCCCAATGACAGATAACATCCCATTAATTGTTCACAGGACTGAATAGCCTTattaattaaaagcttttgtcttgtttttacACCTGGAATGTTTTCTCGTCAGCTATTGATTCTTATGAATCCTTTGTTCGCTGCATAAAAGAGTCTCCTGCCAGCAGGACTCAAAAGTTTCTCCATTcatcaaattttcttttctcttaatttaaaatttcttcttttgagaCAAACTGACATGCTAAGCAATCACTTCAGTCTTTCAAGTCTCCTGGGAACACAACCCCTTCTCTCTAAGAAAGCATGGAATCTCTAGTCTGACATTCCAAGCCTGAGAAAGTGCCATACTGTGGAAGTCTAGCATGTCTTGAATTAAGCACAGCATCTCTCTCCCCTGGGCTCTCAGAATTCTTCAGTAGCTGAATCTTGGAGGCCATCAGGAAGGCAGTCAGAGCTTTCCTAATTATTTCCAGGCTACCAAGACTGAAAGAATGTTGTGGCAGACACAGAGTCTGAGAAGggcaaacacagctgaaaggTCCCCAGGATCTGTgactggagaagaggaaaaggactGAACATCCTACTCACCCACTTGCGGGgcctccctcttcctcttttcccagcagaagGTTCTGCCTTTATTGAAAACAAAGCgggaaaaaatattgtcagCTCTCATATTTGCTGGGCATTGTGACAAACTGAACATGGCCACAGTGACCTTTGTATAAAGGTCTTGTCTCACAAgtagcagaaaaagcaaaagctgggGATAGAAGACAGTTGAGGAGGAAACACCTGCCTGACTGCACTGGTTGTGATTATTTGGCAGTGGTGGAGGAGAAGCACTGGAAGGAAACTGCTGAACAGGCAGTGGCAACACAGGAAGGCTGGGAGGTGAGTAAGGGCTGAAACCACAATAACTGATTTGTCCAACAGTGGCAATTAAAGCTGAGCTGAATTAGGGGCAACTTTCACTATCTTTAAGCCAAGAGACACATTATTGCTTGCCTCTCTGGCAGTGCTTCTCTCCCCTGTAAATGAATATAAGCTGTTTCCTCTCACCTTTCCCCCAGTTAGAGCAGTCACTTTCTTGCTTCCTTTTGGCCTTCCTCGGGGTTTCTTTGCTGGCTGTAGTTCCACAGCATCCTGTGGGATAACAGCTGTGTTTCCAGCATCCTCCTGggataaaaggagaaaaccatTTAAGCAGGATGATCCCTGAAACAATTTACATTCTCTTACTCTGGTACATCTTGGACTGTCTTACCCCACTAAGAGCACCCAGACCACTAAATAGCTGgttgtctctgcttttccagctgtgaagTGCATTAGAAGGTGACCAGCAATACTTCTACACCTTTTTGTCTTTTGGGCTGAGGAAATGAGTAAGTTCAAAGAACTCTGACCAAGGGGCCTTCCCTGTTCCATCCAATTACTGGTGCAGGAACAGAGGGTGATGACACAGGAAAGTCTCCAGGCTAGAACAGAGAGCTGGTCAGCTCCTCTCACACATGTCCTAGCTGAACTGTCACTGCGCCTGTCACACCAGAGGTGCCTCTGAGGCCAGAAGCAGAGATTTCCCAGGGTGCAgatcctgctgctgtcctgggtAGCCCTAGCATCTGCCACACCTCTCCCTCCCTTGTCCTTGTTAGCAAGCAgcttcccagggctgcctgcaaATCCCATCAGGCTTCTACCATGGCATCCTCAGGCAGCCTCTTGGGATGATGTTCCCTTACCTGTGGCTGCTTCTTTGGTCTCCCCCTCTTTCTCTTCAGGCCCTCAGTCAGTGTAGCTGAGATGGGATTCTCTGGTCCCTTGTTGCTCATGTTGGTACTTTCCACAGTTTGCAGATTATAATCCAACACGTTATTTTTCCTggactgggaaagaaaacttgtcttctctttttttatcttgttaTGGATTCTCTTCTACCTGAAAGGCTGAAATGATGAGAAAGAATCAGGCATGGCAGCTTGCTATTGTTTTCATCAGCTGCAGGAGTCCACAACAGACATTTAGGAGCATAACTGTGCTCTATAAATGTTCTAAAACCATTCTTTTACCTGGACTATTCCTCAGCTTTCTGAGGCTTTTGGCCAAAGGAGCTGATTGCTTCAGGCATGGAGTGTGCTGGTACCTGCATCTACCTTTCCCTACCTTGGCCAGTTTAATCTGAACCAACAAAGACAATGTCTGCAGCTCTCTGAACTCCACTCTTAGGAGGCTCCCTCCACCCAAAGAGGAAGGGGGTGGGAGATAAAGTGGTGGTGGTGAGTTATAAATGCATCAGTCAAGGGTAGATCTTCCTTTGGAGCTCCTGTATTGTCAGATACCAAAGCTAATCCTGAGACCAAAATCTACAGCTAAGTGAGCCTTACATGAGGATGCTTGAGAGAGCAAGTCTAAGGTACAAACTCTTAGAAGTCTGGCACTGGAGCTGCCCCTCAAAAGTTTGTTCTTTGTCACTGACTGAACAGGCACTGTCTGGAGAGATGGCCTGACCCCATTCAGTGCACTCAGCCTTTGATTCTACATGAGGCTCACTGTTTTCTACAGGACAACACAAGTTCCCCACACCTGGATTTTGGATCTTGAGCACTAACTTGTCTGCTGGAAGTTTGAATCAGCAGACTTGTCAGCCTCCCTGGCCCCAAGCGCTGCTCAGTGCCTGCTGTGGTTGGAATGAGCCCTGATCCAACTTGTCTGCTCTCAGAAATAACCAAGATGAGGAGCTGTTGAGAGTACACAGGAAACCAGTGACTTTCCCTGCTTCTGCTTGAGGTTTCTCTTCTGCCATGTCTGCCAGAGAAGGGGGAGGTATGACTGTGAGCCTGCACACCCTCACATCCcaaagcaggaagaggaagggagacCTTGATCAGAACCTCAGCAGAAGCCTGAATCCCAGGCACATTAAGAGAGGTGGGGGGGTCACTGAAGTCTTGCTTGTGTGCAAGTCAAAACCTCGCCAAGGATCTGAGCTCAGTCCACTTGCAGCACCTCCAGACCTTggctctcctttccttcttgcACACAAGGGAGGGCTCAAGAAGAtgggagaggatgaggaggcTGAGCTTGGCTGAACAGAGgcctgcagtgctggctgaATCCTCTTTTGTCAGTAGTTCTTACCACAAAATACACAGCTGAGAATAGTGCAGTTGGGAAAGCAGCATCATTCATtgctcaggaaagcaggaataTCCAGATGAATTATGCATTAATACCTTCTCTGCAAAACCATCacctgagaattttttttttttttttttgcaactccttacctgttttatttcttcttttccaccTGCTAAATGAAAGATAACAGCAAGCTTAAAGAGCTCTTTGCCCCATTGGCCTTGAGCACTGCTGGGTCCCCAGGTCCCTCCACCAGGCTCTACCTGAGGCAATAAAGGCAGTACTGCAAGTAAGGGCACAGCTGCACCACGTAGAAGAGTGTGacttttttgttcaaaataatgctggagggcagcagctgggctcagTTCCAGTTCATGCATGAGCAGCCCTACCAAGAGAACTCCCTGGATGCCCCTTTGTGCACACTCTTGGGCCCCAGCTCACAGGTGCTGCTGCATACTCAGCTTTTCTATCAAGCCCTCTGATCAGAGGGCAATGGAAAGACTACAGCTCAGGTCTCCGAGTTCAGGCTGAATCTGGAGGAGAGGcagttaggggaaaaaaagtttctttgtACTTGCAAGCCACACAGTTGCCACCAAGTCCCTGAGAGACAAGCATGAAACACTTGCAGTCTCTTTCAGAGAAGAGCTGTGCTTTTACAGACACAGTTTTGTAGTCTGATCATATGTTCAAGTTCCAAAGATGAGAGGACCCTAACTGAGAATGACAACAAATATTCTGCCTTCTGGCCAGCTACAGTTCCTTGTGCCTGTATTTCCTGGTCAGAATTGGAGCTCAAATAGGCTGGTGTTGGCCTCTGGAGCTGGCTGAGATAGGAGGGGGTCACTGATGTGCCCAGGCTCTGGACTGCCCTAGCAGGAGAGAGGCCCCAGTGCCTCTTCCCAAAGGCAGGTCTAAGCCAGCCCCAGCTCATGTCGCACACATCTGCTCCCAGATCAGCCCAGTGTGCTGCAAAGGTGGTTTGAACCCTCCAGAGCCTGAGCCTTCCCTCAGCTGCCAGTGGAAAGGGAACAGATATGGCCAAAGGAATGGACAAGTGTGAAAGTGCTGTCCAAGCTAGATCCCTGAGCAGAGATTACAGCTGCTTATCTGGGAGAAGCTGTGCTGATAGGAGGGTGCAGTTAAGCACCTTCATTCTATTTTCATCCTCAGCTTGTGTTCTCTGCTTGGTCACCACAGGCTGGACATCCAGAATCTGACAGTGTCACTGACAGATGCAGCAAGGAAACTTCCAACCTTCACTCCATATTCTAACACAATGTGTGCAGTTGTGACACACACTGAAGCCATTGCTCTTATTGACTCAACCTCTCTAAAGAGTTCACTGTAACTGGCACCTGCCTAGAATCCAAATTTTGCATGTCATTATTCAAGTGGGAGCAACCACAATGCACAGAATTCATTTTTCCCCAGATGCAAAGAAAGTCAGTTCTTGCACAATGTTTTTTTTGCTAAACCTTGCTACACTAATACACTCTACAATGCCTTTAACACATTTGGTCAGCTTTTTACAAACAGGACTGCAGACAAATGCACAGAGATTGCCAGGAGATAGCAGTGTCTTTGTACATCTCTCTTCCACCTTCCCATCACCCACCAAAGGCACATCCTTCTcgaagctgaaaagaaaaacacacaagcaaagctATACAAGCATCAGCCCTTAGGGCTTTTGTAAGCTTTACATGACTCAAGGCAAGATGCAGACAAAGCAGAAGCACCCACTGCaattttacttcaaattttTCAACAACTTTCCATGTTCACATATAAACCCCCAAGCCAATATTGAGTTGCATTGTACACCGAAAACCAAGTATACCTTCCAGGGTCACCGCACTCCCTGCTGGGactggagccagcagagctgaatTCCAGGCCTACACTCTGTCCACAAGGGCACAAGATCTAAAAAACCTATCCAAATGTTTGTGGGCCTTAGATCACCTTTATCACTCATATAAACAGCTTTGCAAATGGTGCAGGCATGTGAATGCATGGTTTTGGCAGTACTGAGCCTCTGTGTTGCAGAGACATCACCTAAAAGAAAACACCTCATGTCCCAAATGCATTCCCAGGCAcctggcagagggcagggaatCCTCAGTGTCATAGCACTTCATACCTGATTTAAGTCCTAAGTTGTACAAAGCCAGTTTTTCTAGCATAGCAAGttctcaggaaagaaaagctcctTCTGGGGGCAATGGAGTTGTAGCCTAACACAGAGTATTGAACAGCGTTCTCGAGGGACTTTTCCCTTTCCATAGACTACAGAGGAAGCCTTGGGGATGAGGCTGCTGACTTGGGCAGGTAAATTAAATGGCAGAACCCCTCCCTGTTTGTTTCCTCAGGGAGGTTA is a window of Corvus cornix cornix isolate S_Up_H32 chromosome 12, ASM73873v5, whole genome shotgun sequence DNA encoding:
- the LOC104683431 gene encoding high mobility group protein HMGI-C-like, whose translation is MSNKGPENPISATLTEGLKRKRGRPKKQPQEDAGNTAVIPQDAVELQPAKKPRGRPKGSKKVTALTGGKAEPSAGKRGRGRPRKWPQAVVQEGESQGGNPQESSDLNLNSAPATQGITGKDGSRSGKTTGLSRCLNIPAAAQ